In one window of Thalassotalea agarivorans DNA:
- a CDS encoding DUF2189 domain-containing protein gives MENQKIVQIGGNVEKAIRGEYQLDVKSILQEAWHYTKQSRLSINLGVLFVMILAGSIGMYLVEYFGGYEQIQQDPQSLSLISLVITLIAWPFLGGVEMMGVFHAIKIKTRPSFVFAFLRRGSWVAICALLVSLLTNIGFSLFIIPGIFVGVSLSLTVPLVIEKKMSPIEAIVTSFRATIHQWFRLFAIYAILVGLLVLASLPLSLFAQSDMHVVGMALFIIALSFLIPFYYNVKGVLYREIFGLKLLATPQDNIRPDDIFSA, from the coding sequence TTGGAAAATCAAAAAATCGTCCAGATCGGCGGTAATGTCGAAAAAGCAATAAGAGGCGAGTACCAGCTAGATGTAAAAAGCATATTACAGGAAGCTTGGCACTATACTAAGCAATCTCGCTTATCTATTAACCTTGGCGTATTGTTTGTGATGATACTTGCCGGAAGTATAGGCATGTATTTAGTAGAGTATTTTGGCGGATATGAGCAAATCCAACAAGACCCGCAGTCACTGAGTCTTATATCGCTTGTAATCACCTTAATAGCTTGGCCTTTCTTAGGTGGTGTCGAAATGATGGGGGTGTTTCATGCCATCAAAATAAAAACCCGTCCAAGTTTTGTGTTTGCGTTTTTACGCCGTGGCAGTTGGGTGGCGATTTGCGCGCTGCTAGTGTCTTTACTCACAAATATAGGCTTTTCTCTTTTCATCATTCCAGGCATTTTCGTTGGCGTTAGCTTGAGTTTGACGGTACCACTTGTCATTGAAAAGAAAATGTCACCTATTGAAGCGATAGTAACCTCATTTAGAGCGACTATTCATCAGTGGTTTAGACTCTTTGCCATCTACGCCATTTTAGTTGGTTTATTAGTTTTGGCGTCTTTGCCGCTTTCATTATTTGCTCAATCCGATATGCACGTGGTTGGTATGGCGTTGTTTATTATAGCGCTCAGTTTCCTTATTCCTTTTTACTACAACGTAAAAGGCGTGTTGTATCGCGAAATATTTGGTTTAAAACTGCTTGCGACACCACAAGACAACATTAGACCTGACGATATATTTTCGGCGTAA
- a CDS encoding glucosaminidase domain-containing protein: MRKRTLKSKLFRLLLLVAIAVGVIAPFTFLTPEQGEEEIVAEPVKVKEEKVEQKTVEQPLHSVNLPDFAAITDVKQKKRAFFNFLKPAIERENERLLSQRAEIVTIKSKVVLEESVSDNELAFIAKLAKQYRVNTSYSLLQQLDELLLKVDIIPTELVLVQAANESAWGTSRFAKIGLNFFGLWCYKPGCGMVPNGRNRGAKHEVAAFQSVDEAVVKYIRNINTHGPYNVFRAIRADLRAHEDTLRPEVLTAGLIPYSQRGTDYVIELNEMLRHNAAYFEPETKVIVIQKGVTQ; the protein is encoded by the coding sequence ATGAGAAAAAGAACGTTAAAATCTAAACTGTTCAGACTATTACTCCTTGTGGCAATAGCAGTTGGTGTGATCGCGCCTTTTACTTTTTTAACGCCAGAGCAGGGCGAAGAAGAGATTGTTGCAGAGCCAGTCAAAGTCAAAGAAGAAAAGGTTGAACAAAAAACCGTTGAACAACCATTACATTCTGTTAATTTACCAGATTTCGCTGCCATAACAGACGTTAAGCAGAAAAAGCGCGCTTTCTTTAATTTCCTAAAGCCGGCAATTGAGCGAGAAAACGAGCGCTTGTTATCGCAAAGAGCCGAGATCGTTACAATAAAGTCGAAAGTAGTATTAGAAGAGTCTGTGTCCGACAATGAGTTGGCGTTTATTGCAAAGCTAGCGAAACAGTATCGAGTCAATACCTCGTATTCATTACTACAACAATTGGATGAATTATTACTTAAAGTCGATATCATTCCTACAGAACTCGTGCTTGTACAGGCGGCAAATGAATCGGCTTGGGGGACATCTCGTTTTGCTAAAATAGGTTTGAATTTTTTCGGTTTGTGGTGTTACAAACCAGGGTGTGGCATGGTGCCAAATGGCAGAAATCGTGGCGCTAAGCACGAAGTTGCTGCTTTTCAATCTGTCGATGAAGCCGTTGTTAAGTATATTCGCAATATCAACACGCATGGACCTTACAATGTGTTTCGTGCCATTCGAGCTGATTTGCGCGCGCATGAAGACACATTAAGACCAGAAGTATTAACCGCGGGCTTAATTCCTTATTCACAGCGTGGCACAGACTATGTGATAGAGCTCAATGAAATGTTGCGTCACAATGCCGCTTATTTCGAACCAGAGACTAAAGTAATAGTGATTCAAAAGGGTGTAACCCAATAG
- a CDS encoding DUF1415 domain-containing protein, with translation MSDVVKKTKAWLLDVIIGLNLCPFAKKEFVNDTIRYSVCEHKKLKNALVQLAFELKHLDEHNECETTLLIFDTGFKSFEQYLDLVDLANGFIEQEGYSGVYQIASFHPDYLFEGEESSDTSHYTNRSPYPMLHLIREESMERVLKSYKSPEQIPIDNIANARRKGAAFFEAYLK, from the coding sequence ATGTCAGATGTAGTTAAAAAAACAAAGGCATGGCTTTTAGACGTGATCATTGGATTAAACTTATGCCCATTTGCCAAAAAAGAGTTTGTGAATGACACCATCCGTTACAGTGTTTGTGAGCATAAAAAACTAAAAAATGCGCTTGTACAATTGGCGTTCGAGCTTAAACATTTAGACGAACATAACGAATGTGAAACAACGCTACTTATTTTTGACACTGGCTTTAAGTCTTTTGAACAATATTTAGACTTGGTTGATTTGGCCAATGGTTTTATTGAACAAGAGGGCTACAGTGGGGTGTATCAAATTGCGAGTTTCCATCCTGACTATTTGTTTGAAGGAGAGGAAAGCAGCGACACCAGCCATTACACTAACCGATCACCGTATCCAATGTTGCATTTGATTCGCGAAGAATCAATGGAACGAGTGTTAAAGTCGTACAAGTCACCTGAACAAATCCCTATCGATAATATTGCAAATGCAAGGCGCAAAGGCGCGGCATTTTTTGAGGCATACTTAAAATAA
- the gltS gene encoding sodium/glutamate symporter, which translates to MVEFSGFMSVTIGILVLFVGRRLTQKFKLLNEYSIPEPVSGGLLCCILLTLLYFVFNVEVTFDLAARDLFLVYFFTTIGINASIQDLFKGGKPLLVLLAITVVFMICQNLVSIAIAKGLDLSPAIGLLGGSVSLIGGHGTAIAWAPNIATQFNLDNAMEVGVACATFGLILASVVGGPMAKHLINANKLTLPQQASEESKGDVIAADQQINAYDFLEAVFAIHMCIILGYVLNNVLLELGLALPLFVTCLMAGIIFTNAFPKHFFKIFSGGWPSKSPSMALVAEISLGTFLAMSLMSMQLWTLFDLAGSLLAILSGQVLLILLLVKYVVFPIMGRNYEAAVISAGFCGYGLGATPTAMANMSAVAKQYGPAHMCFIIVPLVCAFFIDLVNAALIPLFIQLIAA; encoded by the coding sequence ATGGTTGAATTTAGCGGCTTTATGTCGGTGACAATTGGTATTTTGGTGTTGTTCGTGGGTCGCCGATTAACGCAAAAGTTTAAGTTACTCAATGAGTATAGTATTCCAGAGCCGGTATCGGGTGGTTTGCTATGCTGTATATTGCTTACTTTGTTGTATTTCGTGTTTAACGTAGAAGTAACGTTTGATTTAGCTGCACGTGATTTATTCCTTGTCTACTTCTTTACTACCATTGGCATTAACGCAAGCATTCAAGACTTATTTAAAGGTGGCAAACCACTACTGGTGTTATTAGCGATAACCGTAGTATTTATGATTTGCCAAAACCTAGTCAGTATTGCTATTGCTAAGGGGTTAGATCTTTCGCCAGCCATCGGGCTGTTGGGGGGCAGTGTATCGCTTATCGGTGGTCACGGTACTGCGATAGCTTGGGCACCTAATATTGCCACACAATTTAACTTAGACAATGCCATGGAAGTTGGTGTCGCTTGTGCAACGTTTGGTTTGATTCTAGCCAGTGTTGTTGGTGGCCCAATGGCTAAACATTTAATTAATGCAAACAAACTAACGTTGCCGCAACAAGCATCTGAAGAAAGTAAAGGCGATGTTATCGCCGCCGATCAACAAATAAATGCTTATGATTTCTTAGAAGCCGTGTTTGCGATACATATGTGCATTATTCTGGGGTATGTTTTAAATAATGTCTTGCTGGAGCTTGGTTTAGCATTACCGCTTTTTGTTACCTGTTTAATGGCGGGGATTATCTTTACAAATGCCTTTCCAAAACACTTCTTTAAAATATTCTCAGGGGGCTGGCCAAGCAAGTCTCCTTCAATGGCATTAGTAGCGGAGATATCGTTAGGTACGTTTTTAGCTATGTCTTTAATGAGTATGCAACTATGGACCTTGTTCGACCTTGCTGGCAGTTTATTAGCTATTCTATCAGGGCAGGTACTGTTGATTTTGCTTTTGGTTAAATATGTTGTGTTTCCCATTATGGGCAGAAACTATGAAGCTGCCGTTATTTCTGCAGGCTTTTGTGGATATGGATTAGGCGCTACTCCAACAGCAATGGCAAACATGTCAGCTGTGGCAAAACAGTACGGTCCTGCGCATATGTGTTTTATTATTGTGCCGCTAGTGTGTGCATTTTTTATTGATTTGGTGAATGCTGCACTGATCCCACTATTTATACAGTTGATTGCAGCCTAA
- a CDS encoding LysE family translocator codes for MMYLQEFILVASLHLIAVASPGPDFALVLKQSIRYGRATAIYSSLGIATGILLHVTYSLIGIGLVIQSNPNYLLILKYVAAAYFLYIAFYAIRAKAPEQDISQQYHHQSDTPSPFKAFRGGFLINGLNVKATLFFVSVFSGVIATTTPFDVRLGYGLYMAVATGIWFCFLSLLLTHNRIRSALVKKGYWLDRLMGVVLLLLALELIFGDLK; via the coding sequence ATGATGTATTTACAAGAATTTATACTCGTGGCTTCCTTACATTTAATTGCGGTAGCAAGTCCAGGGCCAGATTTTGCTTTGGTGTTGAAACAGAGCATCCGATACGGACGAGCGACGGCTATTTATAGCAGCTTGGGGATAGCAACAGGTATTTTGCTTCACGTTACGTACTCATTAATCGGCATTGGTTTGGTCATTCAAAGTAACCCAAATTATTTACTGATACTGAAATACGTCGCAGCAGCCTATTTTCTATACATTGCGTTTTACGCGATTCGCGCAAAGGCGCCAGAACAAGATATTAGTCAACAGTATCATCATCAAAGTGATACGCCTTCACCCTTCAAAGCATTTCGAGGCGGCTTTTTAATCAATGGTCTCAACGTTAAAGCGACGTTGTTCTTTGTTAGTGTTTTTTCTGGCGTAATTGCCACAACAACGCCGTTTGATGTAAGGCTAGGCTATGGTCTTTATATGGCGGTAGCAACGGGTATTTGGTTTTGCTTTTTATCGCTATTGCTAACCCATAACCGTATAAGAAGTGCGCTAGTTAAAAAAGGATATTGGCTAGACAGGCTGATGGGCGTGGTATTGCTTCTCCTTGCTTTAGAGCTTATTTTTGGCGACCTAAAGTGA